One region of Jonesiaceae bacterium BS-20 genomic DNA includes:
- a CDS encoding ATP-dependent DNA helicase, whose translation MTETLDRALNSSVRLATGIPNAVPRPGQDELTHQVWEAITQEGGEAIAVAPTGLGKSLAYAVPAILHAAQTGKRTVISTESLALQAQVLEKDAPVVVAAVKQMTGVEVKVAVLKGWSNWACLRSTVITAHLLLGEDHYIPHQAVSNATLKHLAGSMDRLIAKAGDIVLDGRPVSIQEAAAMTGWALRQHLTAAPGDKHAYPGNLSDHLWGTVSSTPSECVGVQVCPFAKVCKAAAAKSKAAEAAVVVTNHSMIATQAAKGISAVIGSSTLGRFDAVIVDEAHTLPANVRSQGACDISGRRVYSTMRAVKSLFDHNGDGGVATLMSTGELLADQLQAQLARWHNTATDVRRLVDGENPLEGLGDQLEVWVGSIQNAIGRRTRGDWESNDLKVRRVRARLDSLKADLKTVGEHRTGTARWVERRNGPGSDRFNIAACATPVDVSGPLLHNVWTAPIPDEDATEEDLSTETVRAPSVPHDVNVLEQDTAPVDDTYRLSVIALSATLPNGFGHQIGLKTKTATYLSPFVDAYRNSTLFIPRADSASDMAALSAPGARTPRMDTAKHKVWATDLMAQLVNANNGHALVLSANAAAGKEYAAALNEASGGRFSVYSQWDGPPLRTMVARWKEDPTSVLVGTRSLMTGVDAPGPTCSLVIMDRVPRASANPVDDARVEELVDRVGMDKWAAARLVYVTDAALLLEQAAGRLIRSTSDRGMVAVLDPRLLRVKPWAYEERTRKTYLEGLDLFGTKTSHLHVALEKISAQRTLQPA comes from the coding sequence ATGACGGAAACCCTTGACCGCGCACTGAACTCATCAGTGCGGTTAGCTACCGGTATCCCCAACGCTGTGCCCCGCCCTGGCCAAGATGAGTTAACCCATCAGGTATGGGAAGCAATCACCCAAGAAGGCGGCGAAGCCATAGCAGTAGCACCCACAGGGTTGGGTAAATCCCTTGCCTATGCGGTTCCTGCCATCTTGCACGCCGCACAGACAGGTAAACGTACCGTCATTTCAACAGAATCTCTCGCCCTGCAAGCCCAAGTGCTGGAGAAAGACGCCCCTGTAGTGGTTGCGGCCGTCAAGCAGATGACGGGTGTGGAAGTTAAAGTTGCGGTCCTTAAAGGATGGTCCAATTGGGCCTGCCTTCGCTCAACAGTCATTACAGCGCACTTACTCCTTGGTGAAGATCACTACATCCCGCACCAAGCTGTCTCAAACGCGACCTTGAAACACTTGGCTGGTTCCATGGACCGGCTTATCGCCAAGGCCGGCGACATCGTCCTTGACGGTCGCCCCGTATCCATCCAGGAAGCCGCAGCAATGACCGGCTGGGCCTTACGTCAACACCTGACAGCGGCCCCCGGTGACAAGCACGCCTACCCCGGAAATCTTAGTGACCACCTGTGGGGCACGGTGTCGTCAACCCCGTCCGAATGTGTCGGCGTCCAAGTATGCCCGTTCGCGAAGGTATGCAAGGCGGCAGCCGCAAAGAGTAAAGCAGCCGAAGCAGCCGTCGTTGTAACAAACCATTCAATGATCGCCACCCAAGCTGCCAAAGGTATTAGCGCAGTGATTGGGTCCAGTACATTAGGTCGGTTCGACGCGGTCATTGTTGATGAAGCCCACACCTTGCCTGCCAACGTGCGATCGCAAGGTGCCTGCGACATCTCCGGGCGCCGGGTGTACTCAACCATGCGTGCCGTGAAGTCCTTGTTTGACCACAATGGAGACGGTGGAGTTGCCACCCTCATGAGCACAGGTGAGCTCTTGGCTGACCAGCTCCAAGCTCAACTAGCACGATGGCACAACACGGCCACAGATGTTCGGCGCCTGGTCGATGGGGAAAATCCCCTCGAAGGTTTAGGAGACCAGCTCGAAGTTTGGGTTGGTTCCATTCAGAACGCCATTGGTCGCCGTACCCGAGGAGATTGGGAATCCAACGACCTTAAAGTACGCCGAGTTCGGGCCCGCCTTGACTCATTAAAGGCAGACCTCAAAACCGTAGGTGAACATCGCACCGGCACTGCCCGGTGGGTTGAACGGCGCAACGGGCCAGGCAGCGACCGGTTCAACATTGCCGCCTGCGCAACCCCCGTGGATGTTTCTGGGCCGCTACTGCACAACGTCTGGACCGCCCCCATCCCAGACGAGGACGCAACCGAAGAGGACCTGTCCACCGAGACTGTGCGCGCCCCATCCGTGCCACATGACGTGAACGTACTCGAGCAAGACACAGCACCTGTTGATGACACGTACCGGTTGTCCGTCATTGCGTTGTCAGCAACCCTACCCAACGGATTTGGCCACCAAATTGGCCTCAAAACCAAAACGGCAACCTACCTTTCACCGTTCGTGGACGCATACCGCAACAGCACCTTATTCATCCCTCGAGCCGACTCAGCCAGTGACATGGCAGCACTGTCAGCTCCAGGGGCTCGCACTCCACGTATGGACACGGCAAAGCACAAGGTGTGGGCCACGGACCTGATGGCACAGCTGGTCAACGCGAACAACGGTCACGCACTGGTCCTTTCCGCTAACGCTGCGGCCGGTAAGGAGTATGCAGCCGCACTGAACGAAGCAAGCGGCGGGCGCTTTAGTGTGTACTCCCAATGGGACGGACCTCCGCTACGCACCATGGTCGCCCGGTGGAAAGAAGACCCAACCTCTGTCCTGGTAGGAACTCGTTCCTTAATGACTGGTGTTGATGCCCCCGGGCCCACCTGTTCGCTGGTCATCATGGACCGGGTGCCACGCGCTTCGGCGAACCCCGTAGATGACGCCCGCGTTGAAGAGCTGGTTGACCGCGTGGGCATGGACAAGTGGGCAGCCGCGCGCCTGGTGTACGTAACTGACGCGGCACTCTTACTGGAACAAGCCGCTGGCAGGCTCATTAGGTCCACCAGCGACCGTGGCATGGTCGCTGTTTTAGACCCCCGGTTACTGCGCGTTAAACCATGGGCGTACGAGGAACGGACCCGCAAGACTTACCTTGAAGGCCTAGACCTCTTTGGCACAAAAACTTCCCACCTTCACGTGGCGCTGGAGAAAATCTCTGCTCAACGCACCTTGCAACCTGCGTGA
- a CDS encoding site-specific DNA-methyltransferase, with amino-acid sequence MQHVPQGRVIVGDAALTIPVHVTEGSVKLAYLDPPYNTGRQFARYDDSAPRMQWAQELTATVARVHDTLMRSGSIWLHVDDNEHHVARTVLDDVFGAKNFVSNVVWERKKKPSYLHGQLANVLDHILVYAKDKDALSAFVMPDSGTVARVPLAHGGNPQRVLEFPAGAVQFPGEDRVIPAGDQSTAAVIIALMDPVTVRDGVNVEPFRLYGELRWTQATLDEYLHAGVVFRAPKLPVRVNAYVPTAGKIWTTLFARANGMATNEDARDHQHALFGGVAFDTPKPEELLGRIIETATNPGDLVLDPYAGSGSTAAAAHKLGRDWVVIERNVDTVQDFIVPRLQQVVDGSDRGGISTVVVGEASHLPPAFTARDARLAAQWVRGLAKAGKVEGDPEVVAGLVKQLHQASGALERADRWTGGGSFTVVGAAEVIELAG; translated from the coding sequence ATGCAGCACGTACCTCAAGGCCGCGTCATCGTTGGTGACGCGGCACTGACCATTCCAGTTCATGTGACCGAGGGGTCTGTGAAACTTGCGTACCTGGATCCGCCGTATAACACTGGCCGTCAGTTTGCCCGGTATGACGACAGCGCCCCGCGGATGCAGTGGGCGCAAGAGCTGACGGCCACTGTTGCCAGGGTGCACGATACGTTAATGCGATCAGGATCGATCTGGTTGCATGTCGATGATAACGAGCATCATGTGGCCCGGACGGTGCTGGATGATGTGTTTGGGGCGAAGAACTTTGTGAGCAATGTGGTTTGGGAGCGGAAGAAAAAACCGTCGTACCTGCACGGGCAACTGGCGAACGTCCTCGATCACATTTTGGTGTACGCAAAGGACAAGGACGCGCTGTCCGCGTTTGTTATGCCCGATAGTGGCACGGTGGCACGTGTACCGCTTGCCCATGGTGGTAACCCGCAGCGGGTGCTTGAGTTTCCAGCTGGGGCCGTCCAGTTCCCTGGTGAAGACCGGGTCATTCCTGCTGGTGATCAGTCCACAGCTGCCGTCATTATTGCGTTGATGGACCCCGTGACTGTTCGTGATGGGGTGAATGTGGAACCGTTTCGGCTGTATGGGGAGTTGCGGTGGACACAGGCAACCTTGGATGAGTATTTGCACGCTGGTGTGGTGTTCCGGGCTCCGAAGCTGCCGGTGCGGGTGAACGCGTACGTTCCCACGGCAGGCAAGATTTGGACGACGTTGTTTGCCCGGGCCAATGGCATGGCCACGAACGAGGACGCTCGCGACCATCAGCACGCGCTGTTTGGCGGGGTGGCGTTTGATACCCCTAAACCCGAGGAGCTGCTGGGTCGCATTATTGAAACCGCTACGAACCCTGGGGACCTGGTGTTGGACCCGTATGCGGGGTCAGGTTCGACAGCGGCTGCGGCGCACAAACTTGGCCGTGACTGGGTGGTAATTGAACGAAATGTTGATACGGTTCAGGATTTTATTGTTCCCCGGTTGCAGCAGGTAGTTGATGGGTCGGACCGTGGTGGGATTAGCACCGTGGTCGTGGGGGAGGCGAGTCATTTACCGCCTGCTTTTACTGCTCGCGACGCCCGCTTGGCAGCACAGTGGGTGCGCGGTCTTGCTAAGGCCGGCAAAGTTGAAGGCGACCCTGAGGTGGTGGCTGGTTTGGTGAAACAGTTGCATCAGGCGTCAGGTGCGTTGGAACGCGCAGACCGCTGGACGGGTGGCGGCTCGTTCACAGTTGTGGGCGCTGCTGAGGTGATTGAGCTGGCCGGCTAG
- a CDS encoding peptidoglycan-binding domain-containing protein, producing MSWSILRWGIGILLIGGLIGWAVANAFPTQQEAPDEATHVTVAARTGELSDQISVNATAKWQTVSAGLNRASGTITSIEVEPGQEVTQGTALYTVNNKPVIIAQGSMPSYRDLEEGASGKDVEQLVAMLHARGFLPDSKTKTFNADVEKAVKGWQKSLGLAQTGAVDLAQIMFVPALPTRVTLDGELVRVGHVVHGEEALVATLSSEPNFSMDLTNSQASRIQPGQEVGIGTPEGGSWPAVLSEFEPNEQQGLTAQLVAKSGDSICGADCGQVPITQESYLRSSIVLTAPVSGTIIPLAALSSAANDTLTVTLESGEVKAVTMLIAVGGEAVVEGLESNAKVLVPAASQEK from the coding sequence TTGTCTTGGTCGATCTTGCGATGGGGTATCGGTATCCTCCTGATCGGTGGGCTTATTGGGTGGGCGGTAGCAAATGCCTTCCCAACGCAGCAAGAGGCACCTGATGAGGCCACCCACGTCACCGTGGCTGCCCGTACCGGGGAACTCAGCGATCAGATTTCTGTGAACGCAACGGCGAAGTGGCAGACGGTCAGTGCTGGACTTAACCGTGCCAGTGGCACCATTACCTCGATCGAGGTAGAGCCGGGGCAAGAGGTAACGCAGGGGACTGCGCTATACACGGTGAATAACAAGCCGGTGATCATTGCTCAGGGGAGTATGCCCTCCTACCGCGACCTCGAAGAAGGTGCTAGCGGTAAGGATGTTGAACAATTAGTCGCCATGCTACACGCGCGCGGTTTTTTACCGGATTCTAAGACAAAGACGTTCAACGCCGATGTTGAAAAGGCGGTTAAGGGTTGGCAAAAGTCACTTGGGTTGGCCCAAACCGGGGCGGTGGACCTTGCTCAAATCATGTTTGTACCCGCGCTGCCAACAAGGGTGACGCTGGACGGCGAACTGGTACGAGTGGGCCACGTAGTTCATGGTGAAGAAGCATTAGTTGCAACGCTTTCTAGCGAACCGAACTTCTCCATGGACCTGACAAATTCACAGGCATCTCGGATCCAGCCCGGTCAAGAAGTTGGCATTGGAACGCCAGAGGGTGGCAGCTGGCCAGCCGTATTATCCGAATTCGAGCCCAATGAGCAGCAGGGCCTTACTGCTCAGTTAGTGGCCAAGAGTGGGGATTCAATTTGCGGGGCTGACTGCGGGCAGGTGCCAATTACGCAAGAGAGTTATCTGCGGTCAAGCATTGTGTTGACTGCCCCGGTTTCTGGCACGATTATTCCTCTAGCGGCGCTGTCCTCTGCTGCGAACGACACCCTGACGGTCACCTTGGAATCCGGTGAGGTGAAGGCCGTGACCATGTTGATAGCGGTTGGTGGTGAGGCAGTGGTTGAGGGACTTGAATCCAACGCTAAGGTCTTGGTTCCAGCAGCTAGTCAAGAGAAGTAA
- a CDS encoding HNH endonuclease family protein — MVKGYIQRGIISFFLLIGAYYFSQMVGLNAHLEEKLGIELPALWIHQDVPRHLPGLEVTPPDLDVPDFEVKLPPSSSDEEGQEEAAAAAKKLQSIRVANSMALGYKREHFGDGWATTRGCDTRNKVLARDLGEVKYKPGSTCVVTSGVLQDPYMGATVQFLRGPSTSQAVQVDHVVSTSAAWRLGASEWSKKRRIEFYNDMDNLLAVDGPTNQAKSDRTLEEFATAKDKKTNKPLLAPESTCAFAIKYVEVTAKYDLKMTADDIAYASSTLTKCAARE, encoded by the coding sequence ATGGTAAAGGGCTATATTCAGCGTGGGATCATCTCATTTTTTCTGCTCATCGGGGCGTACTACTTCAGCCAGATGGTTGGGCTTAATGCGCACTTAGAGGAAAAACTAGGGATTGAACTCCCAGCGCTTTGGATTCATCAGGACGTTCCGCGTCATCTTCCTGGTTTGGAAGTTACGCCACCGGACCTTGATGTCCCTGACTTTGAAGTGAAACTGCCACCCAGCAGCTCAGATGAGGAAGGGCAGGAAGAGGCCGCGGCTGCCGCGAAGAAACTGCAGTCCATTCGAGTAGCTAACTCCATGGCCCTTGGGTACAAGCGTGAGCATTTTGGCGATGGCTGGGCGACAACGCGAGGTTGCGATACCCGTAACAAAGTATTGGCCCGTGATCTTGGGGAAGTGAAGTACAAACCAGGTTCCACCTGCGTTGTGACGTCAGGGGTCCTACAAGACCCGTACATGGGTGCCACCGTGCAGTTCCTGCGCGGCCCATCAACCTCCCAAGCCGTGCAAGTGGACCATGTGGTTTCAACGAGCGCTGCATGGCGCCTTGGTGCAAGCGAGTGGTCAAAGAAACGACGGATTGAGTTTTATAACGACATGGACAACCTCCTTGCCGTTGATGGGCCAACTAACCAGGCCAAGTCTGATCGAACCTTGGAAGAGTTTGCCACTGCCAAGGACAAGAAAACGAACAAGCCGTTACTGGCGCCGGAGTCGACGTGCGCTTTTGCCATTAAGTACGTGGAAGTGACCGCAAAGTACGACCTGAAAATGACTGCCGATGACATTGCTTACGCCTCATCTACCTTGACCAAGTGTGCAGCGAGGGAGTGA
- a CDS encoding M23 family metallopeptidase: MTSDDLPTPDPSGAPPAPDRSSAQAKGAGAAKAVGAVAGAAGQSKLSSAATTAATLMDSSTTAGEKADAALTAGASTAVGGLAAAATGGNVAVGKAAAAVTDKVAKSETGQKVVGFTRKVITINLVVLLVGGMLAAFAALNAVNMAVAAIVSEEEVLGQKEVGGECVADTAAPSTVEGDGPTWHSGGKLTEEHIGNARTIITVGKDLDVPTYGIIIALATAMQESTLVNLDGGDRDSAGLFQQRPSQGWGDIDEITDPTYASTKFYEGLLKVTGWQDMAVTVAAQTVQRSGHPDAYAKHEPTARAVYAHVTGSSALDGCGTGGAPMNCPALVPASPEKGLTPDALNLARCVAAQYSISAGNIGGVGDRPTNSKSDHPAGRAVDLMVPNWRTTSKTGDAWASWIQDNAAAFGVNYIIWDAKYWYPSQPKDQWKPYSHPSGATDATSMHLDHVHVSVFGNAGTGLDESSGAVTGEWAFPTKPGARITSPYGMRRHPILGYQKMHLGTDFGVGTGTPLYAATGGTVTRASYWGSAGNAVMIEHPGGVITHYFHLSKFNVAVGDKVVAGQQIGLAGATGGVTGPHLHFEMKVNGQYIDPAPFLRARGVL, translated from the coding sequence ATGACCAGTGACGATTTACCTACACCTGATCCCAGTGGTGCACCACCGGCGCCTGATCGCTCATCTGCCCAGGCGAAAGGTGCCGGGGCAGCCAAAGCAGTTGGGGCCGTTGCAGGCGCAGCTGGGCAGAGCAAGTTATCTTCAGCAGCAACCACCGCGGCGACCCTCATGGATAGTTCCACTACAGCTGGGGAGAAAGCTGACGCTGCACTAACTGCTGGTGCAAGCACCGCAGTAGGCGGCCTGGCAGCCGCAGCAACCGGTGGCAACGTGGCAGTGGGTAAAGCCGCTGCAGCGGTCACAGACAAGGTCGCAAAATCTGAGACAGGTCAAAAGGTCGTTGGTTTCACCCGCAAGGTAATCACCATCAACCTTGTGGTCCTGCTTGTTGGTGGAATGCTTGCAGCCTTTGCCGCACTCAATGCAGTGAACATGGCAGTGGCAGCCATAGTCAGCGAAGAGGAAGTACTGGGCCAAAAGGAAGTAGGCGGCGAATGCGTTGCCGACACGGCTGCACCCTCAACAGTTGAAGGTGACGGGCCAACGTGGCATTCAGGTGGCAAGCTCACCGAAGAACATATCGGTAACGCGCGCACAATCATCACCGTAGGCAAGGACCTTGACGTACCGACGTACGGCATCATCATTGCCTTAGCCACGGCCATGCAGGAATCCACCTTGGTGAACTTAGATGGTGGTGACCGGGACAGCGCCGGACTGTTTCAACAGCGACCATCCCAAGGATGGGGAGACATCGATGAAATCACCGACCCAACGTATGCGTCCACAAAGTTCTACGAAGGTCTGCTCAAAGTAACAGGGTGGCAGGACATGGCCGTGACCGTTGCGGCCCAAACCGTTCAGCGTTCCGGGCACCCAGACGCATACGCGAAACATGAACCCACCGCTCGGGCAGTGTACGCACACGTGACCGGTTCCAGCGCACTTGATGGGTGCGGCACCGGTGGAGCGCCTATGAACTGCCCTGCACTGGTCCCTGCAAGTCCAGAGAAGGGGCTCACCCCCGACGCCTTGAACTTGGCGCGCTGCGTGGCAGCACAGTATTCCATTAGCGCGGGCAACATCGGCGGGGTGGGGGACCGCCCCACCAACTCAAAGAGTGACCATCCCGCAGGGCGCGCTGTTGACCTCATGGTCCCTAACTGGCGGACCACCAGCAAAACGGGCGATGCATGGGCGTCGTGGATTCAAGACAACGCAGCAGCCTTCGGTGTGAACTACATTATCTGGGACGCAAAATACTGGTACCCATCCCAGCCCAAAGATCAGTGGAAACCATACAGCCACCCATCTGGAGCTACCGACGCCACCAGCATGCACCTTGACCACGTGCACGTTTCAGTGTTTGGGAACGCCGGGACGGGTCTAGACGAATCATCCGGGGCTGTGACAGGTGAATGGGCATTCCCCACGAAACCAGGGGCACGCATCACCTCGCCATACGGTATGCGGCGCCACCCCATTTTGGGTTACCAGAAAATGCACCTAGGGACAGACTTTGGTGTAGGCACTGGCACCCCGCTATATGCCGCCACAGGAGGCACCGTCACCCGCGCAAGCTATTGGGGTAGCGCTGGTAACGCGGTCATGATTGAGCACCCTGGCGGTGTGATTACTCACTACTTTCACTTGTCTAAATTCAATGTGGCAGTAGGCGATAAGGTGGTTGCCGGCCAGCAGATCGGGCTAGCAGGGGCAACAGGTGGGGTCACTGGACCGCACCTGCACTTTGAGATGAAAGTCAACGGTCAATACATTGACCCAGCACCATTTCTACGAGCACGGGGAGTCTTATGA
- a CDS encoding WhiB family transcriptional regulator codes for MSEQSLSHPETYADPEAVFQLLDALTEVSERETWRDEAVCAQVGPDVFFPVRGGATTSAKALCAQCPVIEQCLTWAIESGEPHGVWGGMSTADRRAYAKEHDMKFGNPDAWVRDLR; via the coding sequence ATGTCTGAACAATCACTCTCCCACCCAGAAACGTACGCAGACCCCGAAGCAGTGTTTCAACTCCTTGACGCACTGACCGAAGTGTCAGAGCGCGAAACGTGGCGTGACGAAGCGGTGTGCGCCCAAGTCGGCCCCGATGTGTTCTTTCCCGTTCGCGGTGGGGCAACCACCTCAGCAAAGGCATTATGCGCTCAGTGCCCTGTGATTGAGCAGTGCCTGACCTGGGCAATCGAATCGGGCGAACCGCATGGTGTGTGGGGTGGAATGTCCACTGCGGACCGTCGAGCCTACGCGAAAGAGCATGACATGAAGTTCGGCAACCCTGACGCATGGGTGAGGGATCTACGATGA
- a CDS encoding ATP-binding protein — MQEDFLHDTPFFPTYVRARFKGGWKDGLIQDVNGGVWLCRAVPMSPVADAKSVQEMADAAEPYFAALQELADMAKPTGNRRGLSKASYRETKAFVVNLPQWWVPPVEHPLAGYLASGFPGNRETRARALILTVKLKDTVGGGGGINAIIDSVVQTFNEDTLPITDFKKDAELVAEAMSRAGLRLPTDDEFRWTQAWWNNGAAPDVYLMPRPDCVHVFPSAADAQAAARALNEGRDLSPNTPTITMAAVSDLDLQYIPGESSKAWWVTQLVDQDALMVTISAKVEPSVVTRHELRRQHRRNEEDIVERKNQQRAERTEQTDHAALLAQVEASYAGPVGAPATLTDVSIVVGFNGYVKDLAALSIGMTATLSPLFERQRAVMAETMLGSNVRVNWHLTEFPIQVAAYSGAPNLATVGDKVSPTTLLMGFSERDKQPCWFDPMAAHDMDTLPITVFAGATGSGKTVFGLWLLDQLARTNRPSVLIDPKPESDHSAAVLATGGQVYSLDSLETSDGAFDPLRFSRTAADGIAIAASMLQSINPWGKRGDDLAVDVISALNFGVQRGATCTGQALQIALAEGAASAELVDPVFKLLDAMPLFRACFGVSPQAAPLRMFNGITLIKVGTADLELPSPGTPPREATLTQRVSLALIRMMVFGSATALSGRDGVVALDEGWIFLGAGPAEVERLGRLARSMRISPMIFTQRVTDALNAGLRGYIARGVILPIEDEEEARAACELFKVDPTPERMARITAPATLGAAGGGVAPNFNSMRALVDPDTREVLRGTIGLVSDLSKRCIPVEIALPQQFLALASTNKADMEARDAARAKAEEVREQAKARPVTLVGSGAGIW; from the coding sequence GTGCAGGAAGATTTTCTGCACGACACCCCATTTTTCCCAACCTACGTGCGTGCACGGTTTAAGGGCGGCTGGAAAGACGGGCTGATTCAGGATGTCAACGGGGGAGTATGGCTGTGCCGCGCGGTTCCCATGTCACCTGTGGCTGACGCCAAGTCGGTTCAAGAGATGGCGGACGCTGCCGAACCGTACTTCGCTGCCTTGCAGGAACTGGCCGATATGGCTAAACCAACAGGTAACCGCCGGGGACTGTCCAAGGCGTCGTACCGGGAAACGAAAGCATTCGTTGTCAACCTGCCACAGTGGTGGGTACCTCCAGTGGAACACCCACTCGCCGGCTATCTAGCCAGCGGGTTCCCGGGGAACCGCGAAACCCGCGCTCGAGCGCTCATCTTGACGGTCAAACTCAAGGACACGGTCGGCGGTGGCGGTGGCATCAACGCAATTATTGACTCGGTGGTGCAAACGTTTAACGAAGATACGCTACCAATTACGGACTTCAAGAAGGACGCCGAGCTCGTTGCTGAAGCCATGAGCCGCGCCGGGCTGCGTTTGCCTACCGATGATGAGTTCCGGTGGACGCAGGCATGGTGGAACAACGGTGCCGCCCCCGATGTGTACCTGATGCCGCGCCCTGACTGCGTGCATGTCTTTCCTAGCGCAGCGGACGCACAGGCTGCGGCTCGCGCCCTGAACGAAGGCCGCGACCTGAGCCCAAACACGCCAACTATCACGATGGCTGCCGTGTCCGACCTGGACTTGCAATACATCCCTGGGGAATCCTCAAAAGCGTGGTGGGTGACACAGCTTGTTGACCAGGACGCATTGATGGTGACCATTAGCGCCAAGGTTGAACCGTCAGTGGTTACTCGTCATGAGCTGCGCCGCCAGCACCGCCGAAATGAGGAGGACATTGTTGAGCGCAAGAACCAACAACGTGCCGAGCGCACTGAACAGACTGACCATGCGGCTCTGCTTGCCCAAGTTGAGGCGTCGTACGCGGGACCTGTTGGGGCACCAGCAACGTTGACGGACGTGTCAATTGTTGTGGGCTTCAACGGGTACGTGAAAGACCTAGCAGCCCTTTCCATTGGGATGACCGCAACACTGTCCCCACTGTTTGAGCGTCAGCGCGCCGTGATGGCTGAAACAATGCTGGGCTCAAACGTGCGCGTGAACTGGCACCTTACTGAGTTCCCGATTCAAGTTGCTGCTTACTCGGGGGCCCCGAACTTGGCAACGGTAGGTGACAAGGTAAGCCCAACGACATTGCTCATGGGGTTCTCAGAACGCGATAAGCAGCCCTGCTGGTTCGACCCTATGGCCGCCCATGACATGGACACCTTGCCGATTACTGTGTTTGCTGGTGCAACAGGTTCAGGTAAGACAGTGTTCGGGCTTTGGCTGTTGGATCAACTCGCTCGTACCAACCGCCCAAGTGTCCTGATTGACCCTAAGCCTGAGTCGGACCACTCAGCTGCCGTGCTGGCGACCGGCGGGCAAGTGTATTCCTTGGACAGCCTAGAAACGTCCGATGGTGCTTTTGACCCTCTTAGGTTCTCGCGCACTGCTGCTGACGGTATCGCGATTGCCGCGTCCATGCTGCAGTCCATTAACCCATGGGGAAAACGTGGAGATGACCTTGCAGTTGATGTCATCTCTGCTTTGAACTTCGGGGTACAGCGTGGGGCAACGTGTACTGGTCAAGCGTTGCAAATTGCCTTGGCCGAAGGTGCTGCCAGTGCTGAACTGGTAGACCCAGTATTCAAACTCTTGGACGCAATGCCACTGTTCCGGGCCTGCTTTGGTGTTTCACCGCAAGCAGCTCCACTCAGAATGTTCAATGGCATCACCTTGATCAAGGTGGGCACCGCGGATCTTGAACTGCCTTCACCTGGCACCCCGCCGCGTGAGGCCACCTTGACCCAACGGGTAAGCCTTGCACTGATTCGCATGATGGTCTTTGGATCAGCAACCGCGTTGTCAGGGCGTGATGGTGTTGTAGCGCTGGATGAGGGATGGATTTTCCTTGGAGCCGGGCCGGCTGAGGTTGAGCGACTGGGCCGCCTTGCACGTTCAATGCGTATCTCACCGATGATCTTCACTCAGCGCGTGACCGACGCGTTGAACGCCGGGCTGCGTGGCTATATTGCGCGCGGTGTCATCTTGCCAATTGAAGATGAAGAGGAAGCCCGGGCGGCTTGCGAGTTGTTTAAGGTTGACCCCACCCCGGAGCGCATGGCTCGCATTACGGCACCAGCAACCTTGGGTGCTGCCGGCGGCGGTGTTGCACCCAACTTCAACTCCATGCGGGCACTGGTTGACCCTGACACTCGTGAAGTCCTACGCGGCACGATCGGTCTTGTTTCAGACTTGTCCAAGCGGTGCATTCCAGTGGAAATTGCGTTGCCTCAACAGTTCCTTGCTCTGGCCTCCACGAATAAGGCTGACATGGAAGCTCGTGACGCTGCGCGGGCTAAAGCCGAAGAGGTTCGGGAGCAGGCGAAAGCGCGTCCGGTCACGTTGGTTGGCAGTGGGGCAGGTATCTGGTGA
- a CDS encoding ATP-binding cassette domain-containing protein: protein MLAAHDISFQYPGGQPVLTQWTQEFLPGTTTALTGPSGKGKSTALYLLGLLLTPTSGAVLLDGQELSGHNDRTRSWLRAHRFGFVFQNAELDQSRTLASNILESCHYRGEDPASRRQEAQTLMEQFGVDLPANRRPGQISGGQAQRIALCRALVGDPLVVLADEPTGNLDAESAQAVIAGLKAHAAKGRVVIISTHSAEVVAQCDRQVHL, encoded by the coding sequence ATGCTCGCGGCGCATGATATTTCGTTCCAATACCCCGGTGGGCAGCCGGTCCTAACGCAATGGACTCAGGAATTTCTGCCGGGTACTACGACGGCCTTGACCGGTCCAAGCGGTAAGGGGAAATCCACTGCACTGTATCTGCTGGGTTTGTTGTTGACCCCAACCTCCGGAGCAGTCCTCCTCGATGGTCAAGAGTTATCCGGGCATAACGATCGCACCCGATCGTGGTTACGAGCTCATCGGTTTGGGTTTGTGTTTCAAAATGCTGAACTAGACCAAAGTAGGACCCTAGCCAGCAATATCTTGGAATCCTGCCACTACCGCGGCGAAGACCCCGCATCACGTCGCCAGGAGGCTCAAACCCTCATGGAACAGTTTGGGGTAGACCTACCGGCCAACCGCCGTCCCGGTCAGATCTCTGGTGGCCAGGCGCAGCGCATTGCACTGTGCCGGGCGCTGGTTGGAGATCCTCTCGTGGTGTTAGCCGATGAACCTACCGGCAACCTCGATGCCGAATCTGCCCAGGCAGTGATTGCTGGGCTCAAAGCCCACGCTGCGAAAGGTCGGGTTGTCATTATCTCGACTCACTCTGCCGAGGTCGTTGCCCAATGTGACCGTCAGGTTCACCTATGA